The segment ATAAAAATATTAATACTAAAAAACTTAATACAAAAGAGAGTTTTCAAAGTTGGTTACATTTAAATGAACAAAAAACTTTGTTAAAATTTTTAACATGTGGCAGTGTAGATGATGGAAAAAGTACCTTAATTGGTCGTTTGTTACATGATACTAAACAAATTTATGAAGACCAGTTATCTTCTTTAAGAAATGATAGTAAACGTCATGGTACACAAGGAGAAAAAATAGATCTTGCTCTTATAGTTGATGGACTTCAATCAGAACGTGAACAAGGTATTACAATTGATGTTGCATACCGTTACTTTTCTACCAGTAAGAGAAAGTTTATTATTGCTGATACACCAGGTCATGAACAATATACTCGAAATATGGTTACAGGTGCATCTACATGTGATTTATCTATTCTATTAGTAGATGCTAGAAAGGGATTATCAAAACAAACTTATAGACATAGTTTTATTTCTACATTACTTGGAATTAAATATCTAGTTGTTGCAGTAAATAAAATGGACTTAGTAAAATACAAAGAAGAAATATTTATAAACATAAAAAAAAATTTTCTTCTTTTTGCTCAAAGTTTTTCTCAAGATTTAAAAATTTTTTTTATACCTATATCAGCATTAATTGGTGAAAATATTGTATTTAAAAGTAAATTTATGCCTTGGTATAAAGGATTTACATTATTGCATTTTTTAGAAACTATAAAAATTGAAGATGTTGTTAACTCTAAAGAAATTAGATTTCCAGTACAGTATGTCAATCGTCCTGATTCAAATTTTCGTGGATATTCTGGTACATTAGTTTCTGGTAAAATTTATGTTGGGCAAAAAATTAAAATATTGCCTATCAATATTCATTCATCTGTTTCTCGTATTTTGCAGTTTGACAAAGATTTAGAAAAAGCAGAAGTTGGCGAAGCTATTACAATAGTTTTAAAAAATGAAATAGATGTTAATCGTGGAGATTTTTTTGTAAATGTTGATTCTCTTTTAAAACCTTCTCGAGAAGCAATTATCGATGTTGTATGGATGACAAATTCTATATTAGAAATAGGTAATTCGTATATTATTAAATTAGCCGGAAAAAAAATACGTGTTTATATTAAAAAAGTTTTATTTAAAATAGATGTAAACACTTTGGTTAAGAAAAAAACTAATTCTTTAAAATTAAATAGTGTTGGACGAGTGAAAATTGTATTTAGTGAGGAAACTGTATTTGATGACTATGAAGAAAATAAAATCACAGGTAGTTTGATTTTTATTGATCTTTTAAGCAATATTACAGTAGGAGCAGGGATGATTCGAAAAACTATAGAAAAAGAAGAAAAACTTGTTTCTCATAAAAATAATGATTTTGAATTAGATTTATATAATTTAATTTTAAAACATTTTCCACATTGGAATATAAAAAAGTAAAAAAAGGTTTTTTTATTAAAATGAATAATAATTCAAAAAAAAATATTATTTGGCAAAATCATTCGATAACACGCATGAAACGTGAGAAAAAAAATGGGCATAAATCTATAGTAATATGGTTTACAGGACTATCAGGATCAGGAAAATCCAGCATTGCTAATTCTTTAGAAACAATATTATTTAAAAACAATCTTAATACTTATTTATTAGATGGAGATAATATTAGATCTCATTTATGTTCTGATTTAAGTTTCAGTTTTTCAGATAGAAATGAAAATATCAGACGTATTGGAGAAGTAGCAAAACTTATGATGGATGCAGGGATGATAGTTTTAGTTTCTGTTATTTCTCCCTATAAAAATCAAAGAGAGAAAATTTCTACAATGCTAGGAAAAAAAAATTTTTTGGAAGTTTTTGTTGATACTCCAGTAAACATATGTGAAGAACGTGATCCTAAAAAATTATATCAAAAATCTCGCCTTGGTAAAATATCTGATTTTACTGGTATCCAATCTTCATATGAAATTCCAGAAAAACCAGATCTCTATTTAGATGGGACAATGTCTTTAAAAAATAATACAAAAAAATTAATTCAAATATTATATGATAGAAATATTATATCTTTTTTAAATATTGATAAAAAATTTTTATTTTAAATAAAATTATTTAGAGTTATATATGAAAATGCTAAAAATATTTTTACTATTTTTATTTTTTTGGTTGCAATGTTCTCTTTGGATTGGAAAAAATGGTATTCTAGAATATATTAAAATATATAAAAAAATTATAGTAAAAAAAAAAAAAATGAAGATTCTCAAATACGAAACAATCAATTAATATTAGAAATTGAACGTTTAAATAATATAATTAAA is part of the Buchnera aphidicola (Rhopalosiphum maidis) genome and harbors:
- the cysN gene encoding sulfate adenylyltransferase subunit CysN, with the translated sequence MNKNINTKKLNTKESFQSWLHLNEQKTLLKFLTCGSVDDGKSTLIGRLLHDTKQIYEDQLSSLRNDSKRHGTQGEKIDLALIVDGLQSEREQGITIDVAYRYFSTSKRKFIIADTPGHEQYTRNMVTGASTCDLSILLVDARKGLSKQTYRHSFISTLLGIKYLVVAVNKMDLVKYKEEIFINIKKNFLLFAQSFSQDLKIFFIPISALIGENIVFKSKFMPWYKGFTLLHFLETIKIEDVVNSKEIRFPVQYVNRPDSNFRGYSGTLVSGKIYVGQKIKILPINIHSSVSRILQFDKDLEKAEVGEAITIVLKNEIDVNRGDFFVNVDSLLKPSREAIIDVVWMTNSILEIGNSYIIKLAGKKIRVYIKKVLFKIDVNTLVKKKTNSLKLNSVGRVKIVFSEETVFDDYEENKITGSLIFIDLLSNITVGAGMIRKTIEKEEKLVSHKNNDFELDLYNLILKHFPHWNIKK
- the cysC gene encoding adenylyl-sulfate kinase gives rise to the protein MNNNSKKNIIWQNHSITRMKREKKNGHKSIVIWFTGLSGSGKSSIANSLETILFKNNLNTYLLDGDNIRSHLCSDLSFSFSDRNENIRRIGEVAKLMMDAGMIVLVSVISPYKNQREKISTMLGKKNFLEVFVDTPVNICEERDPKKLYQKSRLGKISDFTGIQSSYEIPEKPDLYLDGTMSLKNNTKKLIQILYDRNIISFLNIDKKFLF